From a single Bryobacter aggregatus MPL3 genomic region:
- a CDS encoding DUF362 domain-containing protein, protein MTRRELISLSALPLLSQERVLPTAPVSIRKCLSYNEDFFEIFGQMFDEIGGLPKLVRHKTVTIKLNLTGSPGLRYQGKALGVTHYSHPKHVMAMTALLDRAGAKRIRFVESAWGTAGPLAEYLLDSGWPVRQMASAGKNVEFLNTNALGGFAKRYVRMKVPHGGWIFPSFEFNEIYAQTDVMMSMAKLKNHDTCGVTLAMKNLFGCTPASIYGNDSGVDDPNEAPTSGRNEICHDGKRQPSKIAAGELNPTSPRESTYRMPRIAVEVVAARPIDIAFLDGIETMTGGEGPWIDPRHGTFQGLGLAKPGLLVLGTNPVTTDTVGTALMGYDPRAVKGKAPFHRCDNMLLLAEEAGIGTANLKKIEVIGGKIEDLRFKFPMSL, encoded by the coding sequence ATGACACGCCGCGAATTGATCTCTCTCAGCGCGCTGCCTTTGCTGTCGCAAGAAAGAGTGTTGCCGACGGCCCCGGTATCGATTCGCAAGTGTCTTAGCTACAACGAAGATTTCTTTGAGATTTTCGGGCAAATGTTCGATGAAATCGGTGGCCTGCCGAAGTTGGTGCGCCACAAGACGGTGACGATCAAGCTCAACCTGACGGGTTCTCCCGGGTTGCGGTATCAGGGGAAGGCATTGGGAGTTACCCATTATTCGCACCCGAAGCATGTGATGGCGATGACGGCGTTGCTGGACCGGGCGGGGGCGAAACGGATTCGCTTTGTCGAGTCTGCCTGGGGGACGGCGGGACCGCTGGCCGAGTATCTGCTGGATTCGGGATGGCCGGTGCGGCAGATGGCGAGCGCTGGAAAAAACGTTGAGTTTTTGAACACCAATGCGCTGGGCGGTTTTGCCAAACGCTATGTGCGGATGAAGGTGCCGCATGGTGGGTGGATCTTCCCGTCGTTTGAGTTCAATGAGATTTATGCCCAGACCGATGTGATGATGTCGATGGCGAAGCTGAAGAATCACGATACCTGCGGCGTGACGCTGGCGATGAAAAATCTGTTTGGCTGCACGCCGGCGTCGATCTATGGGAACGATTCCGGTGTGGATGATCCGAATGAAGCGCCGACTTCGGGGCGCAATGAGATTTGTCATGACGGCAAGCGGCAACCGTCGAAGATTGCGGCTGGGGAACTGAATCCTACTTCGCCGCGTGAGTCGACGTACCGGATGCCGCGGATTGCAGTGGAAGTTGTGGCAGCGCGGCCGATTGACATCGCGTTTCTGGATGGGATTGAGACGATGACGGGGGGAGAGGGGCCCTGGATCGATCCGCGGCACGGGACGTTTCAAGGACTCGGGTTGGCCAAGCCTGGGCTGCTGGTGCTGGGGACGAATCCGGTGACGACGGATACAGTGGGGACGGCTCTGATGGGCTATGACCCAAGAGCTGTGAAAGGCAAAGCACCATTCCACCGCTGCGACAATATGCTGCTGCTGGCCGAGGAGGCTGGGATTGGAACCGCAAATTTGAAAAAGATTGAAGTGATTGGCGGCAAGATTGAAGATCTCCGGTTCAAGTTTCCGATGAGCCTATGA
- the cdaA gene encoding diadenylate cyclase CdaA, with translation MMHNFLEQLKETIGKFTPIAALDVLLVSIFIYIFIINIRGRRAAQIVSGMAILICAYIASVWFRLELLRTLLATLAPYSAFAIIVMFQSEIRRVLARLGRTRIFTFGGRLQRRETAEEILMALTYFSQSKMGALIVVERDTGLKTFVETGVNLDARLSRDLLLSIFYNGGALHDGAVIVQGDRIAAAACFLPLSMNPARLGHLGTRHRAAIGITEETDSLALVVSEETGKISICAYGEIQHGVSIEYVEEQITKHLSQPLSPPIGENSQMEIRRS, from the coding sequence ATGATGCATAATTTCCTCGAACAACTGAAGGAAACGATCGGGAAATTTACCCCGATCGCAGCGCTGGATGTGCTGCTGGTGTCGATTTTCATCTACATCTTCATCATCAACATCCGGGGACGGCGCGCTGCCCAGATTGTCAGCGGTATGGCGATTCTGATCTGCGCTTATATCGCCAGCGTCTGGTTTCGGTTGGAGTTGCTGCGGACCTTGCTGGCGACACTGGCGCCTTACTCCGCATTTGCCATTATTGTGATGTTCCAGTCGGAGATCCGGCGCGTATTGGCTCGTTTGGGACGGACGAGAATCTTTACCTTCGGAGGACGCTTGCAACGCCGGGAGACGGCGGAAGAGATTCTGATGGCGCTGACTTACTTTTCGCAATCAAAGATGGGCGCCTTGATTGTGGTGGAACGGGATACCGGGCTGAAGACCTTTGTCGAGACCGGCGTGAATCTGGATGCGCGGCTGTCGCGCGACTTGCTGTTGAGTATTTTTTATAACGGCGGCGCGTTGCACGACGGCGCGGTGATTGTGCAGGGTGACCGGATTGCGGCTGCCGCCTGCTTTCTGCCCTTGTCCATGAACCCGGCACGGCTGGGGCATCTGGGGACACGGCACCGCGCAGCGATCGGCATTACAGAAGAGACCGATTCGCTGGCGCTTGTTGTGTCTGAGGAGACCGGGAAGATTTCAATCTGCGCCTACGGAGAGATCCAGCATGGCGTGTCGATTGAGTATGTCGAGGAGCAAATCACGAAGCATCTGAGCCAGCCGCTCTCGCCGCCGATCGGGGAGAACTCGCAGATGGAGATTCGGCGTTCATGA
- a CDS encoding YbbR-like domain-containing protein, with protein MRFLTENFLAKVMSVFIAFLLWVALVDEPELIETVTVPVEYRNLSRSLDLSPDVPDRIQLQVKGPRGRLSEVSAEKTSIVLDLADMQTPSARTFTIQDSAINLPTNVNLLRSMPSQLRVKLERRLYKEVPVSVTFEQPMPQHLRVISSAVSPSMIKVVGPESRISLITTLPTEPIDLAQVDVKKPIRLNVLLGDPELSIVGSAQVVVQLETVTQP; from the coding sequence ATGAGGTTTTTGACCGAAAATTTTCTAGCAAAGGTGATGTCGGTATTTATCGCCTTCCTCCTCTGGGTGGCACTTGTGGATGAACCGGAATTGATCGAAACCGTCACAGTGCCAGTGGAGTACCGGAATCTGTCGAGATCTTTAGATCTGTCACCCGATGTTCCGGACCGGATCCAGTTGCAGGTGAAGGGGCCGCGTGGGCGGTTGAGCGAAGTGTCTGCCGAGAAGACCAGCATTGTTCTGGATCTGGCCGACATGCAGACGCCTTCGGCGCGCACCTTCACGATTCAGGATTCAGCGATCAACCTTCCAACTAATGTGAACCTGCTCCGGTCCATGCCTTCGCAACTGCGTGTGAAGCTGGAACGGCGGCTGTATAAGGAAGTTCCTGTCTCGGTGACCTTTGAGCAGCCGATGCCGCAGCACCTGAGAGTGATTTCGAGTGCGGTGAGTCCGTCGATGATCAAGGTGGTGGGACCGGAGAGCCGGATCTCTCTGATCACGACTCTGCCGACCGAGCCCATTGATCTTGCACAGGTGGATGTTAAGAAGCCGATTCGATTGAATGTGCTGCTGGGGGACCCTGAACTTTCGATTGTCGGGTCGGCACAGGTGGTGGTGCAGCTGGAGACCGTTACGCAACCCTAA